A genomic window from Lotus japonicus ecotype B-129 chromosome 1, LjGifu_v1.2 includes:
- the LOC130728739 gene encoding heat shock cognate 70 kDa protein-like isoform X1 — translation MGKKDKGCAIGIDLGTTYSCVAVWNEQHRRVDIIHNEQGNPITPSFVAFTDDQRLIGVAAKNQAATNPENTVFDAKRLIGRKYSDPIIKNDMMLWPFKVIAGVDDKPMIVVKYHGKEKHLFAEEISSMVLSKMREIAEAYLESPVKNAVITVPAYFNDSQRKATIDAGTIAGLSVKRIINEPTAAAIAYGLDKRTNCKKPRNIFIFDLGGGTFDVSLLTIKGKEFKVKATAGNTHLGGEDFDNRMVIYFVEEFKRKSKLDISGNPKALRRLRTACERAKRTLSWTTCTTVEVDSLFQGIDFCSSITRSRFEELNMDMFRECIETVNRCLNDAEIEKSKVHDVVLVGGSSRIPKVQQLLQEFFNGKDLFKSINPDEAVAYGAAVQAALLSGDIKKVPNLVLSDVTPLSLGIVAKGYIMSVVIPRNTTIPVKKTRGYETGVDNQSSVLIQVYEGERAGVRDNNFLGSFRLSGFPCAPRGHPFDVWFAIDENGILTVSAEVKNTGSKNEITITNDKGRLSTQEIKRLIQEAEKFQAEDKQILRKANAMNSLDEYIYKMRKALKNDCINLKLTSAEKEKISSAITKATNLLDGGNSKPKEIEVLEDCVKELESMFKPIVGKIDLFSSFY, via the exons ATGGGCAAAAAAGACAAGGGGTGTGCCATTGGGATCGACCTTGGCACCACCTACTCGTGTGTTGCAGTTTGGAATGAGCAACATCGCAGAGTGGACATCATTCACAATGAACAAGGCAACCCAATTACTCCCTCCTTTGTTGCTTTCACAGATGATCAAAGGTTGATTGGTGTTGCTGCTAAGAATCAGGCTGCTACAAACCCTGAGAACACTgtttttg ATGCTAAGAGGTTGATTGGTAGGAAGTACAGTGATCCcattataaaaaatgatatgatGTTATGGCCATTCAAGGTTATTGCGGGGGTTGATGACAAACCCATGATTGTTGTTAAGTATCATGGTAAGGAGAAGCATCTTTTTGCTGAGGAAATATCATCCATGGTTCTTTCAAAGATGCGCGAGATTGCTGAGGCATATCTGGAGTCACCTGTTAAGAATGCAGTTATCACTGTGCCGGCTTATTTCAATGACTCTCAGCGCAAAGCCACCATAGATGCGGGCACCATTGCTGGTCTCAGTGTTAAGCGGATAATCAATGAACCCACAGCTGCAGCCATTGCGTATGGCCTTGACAAGAGAACTAATTGTAAGAAACCGCGAAATATATTCATCTTTGACCTTGGTGGTGGTACTTTTGATGTGTCTCTCCTTACAATTAAAGGTAAGGAATTCAAAGTTAAAGCCACTGCTGGAAATACTCACTTAGGAGGAGAGGATTTCGATAACAGAATGGTGATCTATTTTGTAGAGGAGTTCAAAAGGAAGAGCAAATTGGATATTAGTGGAAATCCTAAAGCCCTGAGGAGGTTGAGAACTGCTTGCGAGAGGGCGAAAAGGACACTCTCATGGACTACATGTACCACAGTTGAGGTAGATTCTTTATTTCAAGGCATTGATTTCTGTTCCTCAATCACTCGTTCAAGGTTTGAGGAACTTAACATGGACATGTTTAGAGAATGTATAGAGACAGTGAATAGGTGCCTCAATGATGCTGAGATAGAAAAAAGTAAAGTGCATGATGTTGTTCTTGTGGGTGGATCTTCTAGGATTCCAAAAGTGCAACAACTACTACAGGAGTTTTTCAATGGGAAGGATCTATTCAAGAGCATCAACCCAGATGAGGCTGTTGCTTATGGTGCTGCTGTCCAGGCTGCATTGCTGAGTGGAGACATTAAGAAGGTTCCAAACTTGGTTTTGTCAGATGTTACGCCGTTGTCTCTTGGTATAGTGGCAAAAGGATATATCATGAGTGTGGTGATTCCAAGGAATACTACTATTCCTGTAAAGAAGACGCGGGGTTACGAGACAGGTGTAGATAACCAATCCAGTGTCCTGATTCAGGTTTATGAAGGTGAGAGAGCTGGAGTAAGAGATAACAATTTCTTGGGTTCTTTTAGGCTTTCTGGCTTTCCTTGTGCTCCTCGTGGTCACCCATTTGATGTATGGTTTGCTATTGATGAAAATGGCATTCTAACTGTTTCTGCTGAGGTAAAAAACACTGGTAGTAAGAATGAGATCACCATAACCAATGACAAAGGGAGGCTGTCGACCCAAGAAATTAAAAGATTGATTCAGGAAGCTGAGAAATTCCAGGCTGAAGACAAGCAAATCCTTAGGAAGGCCAATGCAATGAATTCTTTGGATGAATACATTTACAAGATGAGGAAAGCTTTGAAGAATGATTGTATTAATTTAAAGCTTACATCAGCAGAAAAGGAGAAGATCAGTTCTGCAATCACAAAGGCTACAAATTTGCTTGATGGTGGTAATAGTAAGCCAAAGGAAATAGAGGTGCTTGAGGATTGTGTAAAGGAGCTTGAGAGCATGTTTAAACCAATTGTGGGCAAGATTGACTTGTTCTCTTCATTTTATTAG
- the LOC130728739 gene encoding heat shock cognate 70 kDa protein-like isoform X2, whose amino-acid sequence MGKKDKGCAIGIDLGTTYSCVAVWNEQHRRVDIIHNEQGNPITPSFVAFTDDQRLIGVAAKNQAATNPENTVFDAKRLIGRKYSDPIIKNDMMLWPFKVIAGVDDKPMIVVKYHGKEKHLFAEEISSMVLSKMREIAEAYLESPVKNAVITVPAYFNDSQRKATIDAGTIAGLSVKRIINEPTAAAIAYGLDKRTNCKKPRNIFIFDLGGGTFDVSLLTIKEEFKRKSKLDISGNPKALRRLRTACERAKRTLSWTTCTTVEVDSLFQGIDFCSSITRSRFEELNMDMFRECIETVNRCLNDAEIEKSKVHDVVLVGGSSRIPKVQQLLQEFFNGKDLFKSINPDEAVAYGAAVQAALLSGDIKKVPNLVLSDVTPLSLGIVAKGYIMSVVIPRNTTIPVKKTRGYETGVDNQSSVLIQVYEGERAGVRDNNFLGSFRLSGFPCAPRGHPFDVWFAIDENGILTVSAEVKNTGSKNEITITNDKGRLSTQEIKRLIQEAEKFQAEDKQILRKANAMNSLDEYIYKMRKALKNDCINLKLTSAEKEKISSAITKATNLLDGGNSKPKEIEVLEDCVKELESMFKPIVGKIDLFSSFY is encoded by the exons ATGGGCAAAAAAGACAAGGGGTGTGCCATTGGGATCGACCTTGGCACCACCTACTCGTGTGTTGCAGTTTGGAATGAGCAACATCGCAGAGTGGACATCATTCACAATGAACAAGGCAACCCAATTACTCCCTCCTTTGTTGCTTTCACAGATGATCAAAGGTTGATTGGTGTTGCTGCTAAGAATCAGGCTGCTACAAACCCTGAGAACACTgtttttg ATGCTAAGAGGTTGATTGGTAGGAAGTACAGTGATCCcattataaaaaatgatatgatGTTATGGCCATTCAAGGTTATTGCGGGGGTTGATGACAAACCCATGATTGTTGTTAAGTATCATGGTAAGGAGAAGCATCTTTTTGCTGAGGAAATATCATCCATGGTTCTTTCAAAGATGCGCGAGATTGCTGAGGCATATCTGGAGTCACCTGTTAAGAATGCAGTTATCACTGTGCCGGCTTATTTCAATGACTCTCAGCGCAAAGCCACCATAGATGCGGGCACCATTGCTGGTCTCAGTGTTAAGCGGATAATCAATGAACCCACAGCTGCAGCCATTGCGTATGGCCTTGACAAGAGAACTAATTGTAAGAAACCGCGAAATATATTCATCTTTGACCTTGGTGGTGGTACTTTTGATGTGTCTCTCCTTACAATTAAAG AGGAGTTCAAAAGGAAGAGCAAATTGGATATTAGTGGAAATCCTAAAGCCCTGAGGAGGTTGAGAACTGCTTGCGAGAGGGCGAAAAGGACACTCTCATGGACTACATGTACCACAGTTGAGGTAGATTCTTTATTTCAAGGCATTGATTTCTGTTCCTCAATCACTCGTTCAAGGTTTGAGGAACTTAACATGGACATGTTTAGAGAATGTATAGAGACAGTGAATAGGTGCCTCAATGATGCTGAGATAGAAAAAAGTAAAGTGCATGATGTTGTTCTTGTGGGTGGATCTTCTAGGATTCCAAAAGTGCAACAACTACTACAGGAGTTTTTCAATGGGAAGGATCTATTCAAGAGCATCAACCCAGATGAGGCTGTTGCTTATGGTGCTGCTGTCCAGGCTGCATTGCTGAGTGGAGACATTAAGAAGGTTCCAAACTTGGTTTTGTCAGATGTTACGCCGTTGTCTCTTGGTATAGTGGCAAAAGGATATATCATGAGTGTGGTGATTCCAAGGAATACTACTATTCCTGTAAAGAAGACGCGGGGTTACGAGACAGGTGTAGATAACCAATCCAGTGTCCTGATTCAGGTTTATGAAGGTGAGAGAGCTGGAGTAAGAGATAACAATTTCTTGGGTTCTTTTAGGCTTTCTGGCTTTCCTTGTGCTCCTCGTGGTCACCCATTTGATGTATGGTTTGCTATTGATGAAAATGGCATTCTAACTGTTTCTGCTGAGGTAAAAAACACTGGTAGTAAGAATGAGATCACCATAACCAATGACAAAGGGAGGCTGTCGACCCAAGAAATTAAAAGATTGATTCAGGAAGCTGAGAAATTCCAGGCTGAAGACAAGCAAATCCTTAGGAAGGCCAATGCAATGAATTCTTTGGATGAATACATTTACAAGATGAGGAAAGCTTTGAAGAATGATTGTATTAATTTAAAGCTTACATCAGCAGAAAAGGAGAAGATCAGTTCTGCAATCACAAAGGCTACAAATTTGCTTGATGGTGGTAATAGTAAGCCAAAGGAAATAGAGGTGCTTGAGGATTGTGTAAAGGAGCTTGAGAGCATGTTTAAACCAATTGTGGGCAAGATTGACTTGTTCTCTTCATTTTATTAG
- the LOC130728740 gene encoding F-box/kelch-repeat protein At3g06240-like — MNEQRRSCTEENPSLSSILPDELIIQILLQLPVTSLLRFKSVSKSWFSQISNPQFAKSHFNLAASPTHYLFLKSTDEFQFQTLDIESSPPFTTAVLNYPHEQPRSGSNSIFCPSITDLEVLGSCRGFLLFLLPNFADFVVFNPSTGFQRRVQSTSFRYSASSLYGIGYDESNDDYLLVSVNSYGYAPTIEGFSLKTNVPFSLRMDDEYRHLDFDYEHDLFLNGCLHWLVKPSVKQVYVVLAFDLIRRSLSEIALSHDLALELNKKSYCLGGMRGFLGVCCIGYHGVAEIWIMKEYKVRSSWTKIVLFAHDIPRTSGFFPICFTKRGDVFGTNELGRLLRLDGKGKLLAVWPGESRYCLLHSRMYTASLLSLPG, encoded by the coding sequence ATGAACGAGCAGCGACGAAGCTGCACGGAGGAGAATCCATCACTCTCTTCCATTCTCCCCGACGAGTTGATCATACAAATCCTCTTGCAACTACCAGTGACTTCTCTTCTCCGTTTCAAATCCGTCTCCAAATCATGGTTCTCTCAAATTTCCAATCCCCAATTTGCCAAATCCCATTTTAACCTAGCTGCTTCACCCACCCACTATCTCTTCCTCAAATCCACCGATGAATTCCAATTCCAAACCCTAGACATTGAATCATCACCACCATTCACCACTGCAGTGCTCAACTACCCGCATGAACAACCCCGTTCTGGTAGTAATTCTATATTCTGTCCCTCCATCACTGATCTTGAGGTTCTGGGTTCTTGCAGAGGGTTTCTACTTTTCCTTTTACCCAATTTCGCTGATTTCGTTGTGTTTAATCCATCAACGGGTTTCCAAAGACGGGTTCAATCGACTAGTTTTCGTTATTCTGCATCTTCTTTGTATGGTATTGGGTATGATGAATCAAATGATGATTACTTGTTAGTTTCTGTAAATTCCTATGGCTATGCTCCTACAATTGAGGGTTTTTCTTTGAAAACCAATGTACCCTTTTCGCTGCGAATGGATGATGAATATCGGCATCTTGATTTCGATTATGAACATGATTTGTTCTTAAATGGGTGTCTTCATTGGTTGGTTAAGCCTAGTGTTAAGCAGGTTTATGTAGTGCTGGCATTTGATTTGATACGGAGGAGTTTATCGGAGATTGCTCTGTCGCATGATTTAGCTCTGGAATTGAATAAGAAATCGTATTGTTTGGGAGGGATGAGaggatttcttggtgtgtgttGCATTGGTTATCACGGCGTGGCTGAAATATGGATAATGAAAGAGTATAAAGTGCGATCGTCTTGGACTAAGATTGTTTTGTTTGCTCATGACATCCCTCGCACGTCCGGATTTTTTCCTATATGTTTCACCAAACGGGGCGATGTTTTTGGAACGAATGAGCTTGGGAGGTTATTGAGACTCGACGGTAAAGGAAAGCTGCTTGCAGTTTGGCCGGGGGAGAGCAGATATTGTCTATTACATAGTCGTATGTATACAGCGAGTTTACTGTCACTCCCTGGTTAG
- the LOC130717112 gene encoding uncharacterized protein At4g04775-like has translation MKKMNSGFADKRLPRSCSSSSTSRSSRVCECGELVISYISNTTENPRRAFWRCPNWMNEQNCGYFRWKDELEENFQDGYVAELKKKNAMLITKLEAQIQKLEVERLNLEVKNARLNQKLEAEAEKLESERKKGKMLMYFSIVCHVISGLWFMALISKNNCNM, from the exons atgaagaagatgaacagtggTTTCGCAGATAAGAGACTTCCCAGAAGCTGCTCATCGTCCTCGACCTCGCGTTCTTCTAGGGTGTGCGAATGTGGAGAGCTAGTGATATCATACATCTCTAACACAACAGAGAACCCTCGAAGAGCATTCTGGAGGTGCCCAAATTGGATG aatgagcaaaattgTGGCTATTTTCGATGGAAAGATGAACTAGAGGAGAATTTCCAAGATGGATATGTGGCTGAACTCAAAAAAAAGAATGCAATGTTGATAACCAAGTTGGAGGCTCAAATTCAGAAGCTGGAGGTTGAAAGACTCAACCTTGAGGTGAAGAATGCAAGGCTGAATCAAAAGTTGGAGGCTGAAGCTGAGAAATTAGAGAGTGAAAGGAAAAAGGGGAAAATGTTGATGTATTTTTCAATTGTTTGTCATGTGATTTCTGGGTTATGGTTTATGGCTCTCATTAGCAAAAACAATTGTAACATGTGA